A section of the Methanoregula formicica SMSP genome encodes:
- a CDS encoding 2,3-bisphosphoglycerate-independent phosphoglycerate mutase gives MTAKKILFIVLDGISDRPCPALRGGTPLSAARKPVLDKLAAEGICGVMDTIAPGIRPGSDTAHLALLGYDPYKYYTGRGPLECVGTGIDMKAGMIGFRCNYATLSPEGKVIDRRAGRIHDTEALSKAIQEGVDLSKFGVEFIFRSGAGHRAALALEGEGLSHCVSSNDPKKEGVAPLTVKVLRTGEKEDKTAAVCNEFVKQSTKILFDHPINQARVEQDLAPANIVLMRGAGEMGDFEPFQKKYELSGSVISAASLITGIGKAVGLPHVEVPGITGSQNSNISGKVAAAIRELETKDFVLMNIKGADESGHDGLADQKKAFIEKIDPLLEPLLGLQDTIIIITGDHSTPVCIKDHSADPVPVLIRGEGVRMDDIVRYDEFSCAKGGLGRIRGVDLLPIALDLVNKSHKFGA, from the coding sequence ATGACCGCAAAGAAAATTCTCTTCATCGTCCTTGACGGCATCTCTGACCGTCCCTGCCCGGCGCTCCGGGGCGGAACACCACTCTCCGCGGCAAGGAAACCCGTTCTCGACAAGCTCGCTGCCGAAGGGATCTGCGGGGTCATGGACACGATCGCTCCCGGCATCCGCCCGGGCTCCGACACCGCCCACCTTGCCCTCCTCGGCTATGATCCGTACAAGTATTACACTGGCCGGGGACCACTCGAATGCGTTGGCACCGGCATCGACATGAAGGCCGGCATGATCGGGTTCCGGTGCAATTACGCGACCCTTTCTCCCGAAGGGAAGGTCATTGACCGCCGTGCGGGGCGTATCCACGACACGGAAGCGCTGAGTAAAGCCATCCAGGAAGGCGTCGATCTCTCGAAGTTCGGCGTTGAGTTCATTTTCCGGTCCGGGGCGGGGCACCGGGCAGCCCTGGCTCTTGAGGGCGAGGGATTAAGCCACTGCGTCTCCTCCAACGACCCGAAGAAAGAGGGGGTTGCCCCGCTCACCGTAAAGGTACTCCGTACGGGAGAGAAAGAGGACAAGACGGCAGCGGTCTGCAACGAGTTCGTGAAACAGTCCACGAAGATCCTTTTTGACCACCCCATCAACCAGGCGCGGGTAGAACAGGACCTCGCCCCCGCTAACATCGTCCTGATGCGGGGAGCCGGGGAGATGGGGGACTTCGAGCCCTTCCAGAAAAAATACGAACTGTCGGGATCGGTCATCTCGGCGGCAAGCCTCATCACCGGGATCGGGAAAGCGGTCGGCCTCCCTCACGTTGAGGTTCCCGGGATAACCGGCTCGCAGAACAGCAACATCAGCGGGAAGGTTGCAGCGGCGATCAGGGAGCTTGAGACAAAGGACTTCGTCTTAATGAACATCAAGGGCGCCGATGAGTCCGGCCATGACGGCCTTGCCGACCAGAAGAAGGCCTTCATTGAAAAGATCGACCCGCTGCTCGAACCCCTGCTGGGCCTGCAGGACACCATCATCATTATCACGGGAGACCACTCGACACCGGTCTGCATCAAGGACCACTCCGCCGACCCGGTCCCTGTTTTGATCCGGGGCGAGGGCGTACGGATGGACGATATTGTCCGGTACGATGAATTCTCCTGCGCAAAGGGCGGCCTTGGCCGGATCCGGGGAGTCGACCTTTTGCCGATAGCCCTTGACCTCGTCAACAAATCGCACAAGTTCGGGGCATAA